From the genome of Bacteroidales bacterium:
CAATAGCAGCTAAGTCTTTTTTCTGATGCGCTTCTTTTAAGTCAGCAGCAGCTTTTTCTATAGCTTCTTTTTTATCAGCAGGAACTTTATCGCCATATTCTTTTAATTGCTTTTCTGTTTGGAAAACCAAAGAATCAGCTTGATTTAGTTTATCAATTTCCTCTTTCATTTTTCTGTCAGCATCGGCATTGGCTTCAGCTTCAGCTTTCATTTTTTGAATTTCCTCATCAGATAATCCCGAAGAAGCTTCAATACGGATACTTTGTTCTTTTCCGGTACCTTTATCTTTTGCACTAACGTGTAAAATACCATTAGCATCAATATCAAAAGTAACTTCAATTTGAGGAACTCCACGTGGTGCAGGTGGTACTCCATCTAAATGGAATCTACCTAAACTCTTATTTTGAGCCGCCATTGGACGTTCGCCTTGTAAGATGTGAATCTCAACAGAAGGTTGATTATCAGCAGCTGTAGAGAAAGTCTCGGATTTTTTAACTGGAATTGTTGTGTTAGACTCAATCATTTTAGTCATTACACCACCCAAAGTTTCTATACCCATTGATAGAGGAGTAACATCTAATAAAAGAACATCTTTAACATCTCCGCTTAAAACACCACCTTGAATAGCAGCACCAATAGCAACAACTTCATCAGGATTAACACCTTTTGAAGGATCTTTTCCGAAGAATTTTTTTACTACTTCTTGAATTGCTGGAATACGAGTTGATCCTCCAACCAAAATAATTTCATCTATTTCAGAAGCTGATAAACCGGCATCTTTAAGTGCTAATTTACAAGGCTCTATAGTGCGTTGAACTAAATCGTGAGTTAACTGATCGAATTTTGCACGGCTTAATTTACGAACAAGGTGTTTTGGTACACCATCAACAGGCATAATGTATGGCAAGTTAATCTCTGTTTCGTTAGAAGCAGATAATTCAATTTTTGCTTTTTCAGCAGCTTCTTTCAAACGTTGCAAAGCCATAGGATCTTTTTTCAAATCCAAACCTTCGTCGTTTTTAAATTCTTGTGCTAACCAGTCGATAAGGACATGATCGAAATCGTCACCACCTAAGTGAGTATCACCATTTGTTGATTTTACTTCAAAAACACCATCGCCTAATTCAAGGATAGAGATATCGAAAGTACCGCCACCTAAATCATAAACGGCAATTTTTTGATCGTCTAATTTCTTATCTAAACCATATGCCAAAGCAGCTGCAGTAGGCTCGTTAATAATTCTTTTTACAGTTAAGCCTGCAATTTCACCGGCTTCTTTAGTTGCTTGGCGTTGTGA
Proteins encoded in this window:
- the dnaK gene encoding molecular chaperone DnaK, translated to MGKIIGIDLGTTNSCVAVMEGNEPVVIQNSEGRRTTPSIVAFTDNNERKIGDSAKRQAITNPTQTINSVKRFMGETFDRTQEEINRVPYKVVKGDNNTPRIVIGDRKYTPQEISAMILQKMKKTAEDFLGQDVTEAVITVPAYFSDSQRQATKEAGEIAGLTVKRIINEPTAAALAYGLDKKLDDQKIAVYDLGGGTFDISILELGDGVFEVKSTNGDTHLGGDDFDHVLIDWLAQEFKNDEGLDLKKDPMALQRLKEAAEKAKIELSASNETEINLPYIMPVDGVPKHLVRKLSRAKFDQLTHDLVQRTIEPCKLALKDAGLSASEIDEIILVGGSTRIPAIQEVVKKFFGKDPSKGVNPDEVVAIGAAIQGGVLSGDVKDVLLLDVTPLSMGIETLGGVMTKMIESNTTIPVKKSETFSTAADNQPSVEIHILQGERPMAAQNKSLGRFHLDGVPPAPRGVPQIEVTFDIDANGILHVSAKDKGTGKEQSIRIEASSGLSDEEIQKMKAEAEANADADRKMKEEIDKLNQADSLVFQTEKQLKEYGDKVPADKKEAIEKAAADLKEAHQKKDLAAIDTHMATLNQLWQEASQNMYQDTQAQGGAQAQADPNAGQQASSGTDDEVTDVDFEEVK